The following nucleotide sequence is from Flavobacterium sp. N1736.
TTCGGTAATCTTGTAAATTATTCGATGTTCTTGATTTATTCTCCTAGACCATTTTCCAGACAATTCATATTTTAGAGGTTCAGGTTTTCCGATACCTTCAAAAGGATGAAGCTGTATATCTTCAATCAAGGCAGTAATCTTATTCATAATTGCTTTATTCCCAGATTTTTTCCAATACTCTCTGTCTTTTTGAGCTTTTTCAGAATAAATTACTTCCACAAATCTTCTAATTTTATTTTAACTCCTTTTCCGTCCTTTATACTTTGCTCAGCATCTAAAATCTCTTTTACAAATTCTGGATTATATGGTTTTTCATTTTCTTCAACAATTTCAAAACCAAGAGATTTTGCCAGTGATTGAAAAACTGGAAAATCTTTTTTCTTTACATTTTTTAAGATGATATCCATATCGCTTTATTTTTATTAACCTACAGATCCTTCTAAAGAAATCTCTAATAATTTTTGAGCTTCAACAGCAAATTCCATTGGAAGTTTGTTTAATACATCTTTACTGAAACCGTTTACAATTAAGGCAATCGCTTTTTCAGTCGGAATACCTCTTTGGTTGCAATAAAAAACCTGATCTTCTCCAATTTTACTTGTAGTTGCTTCGTGCTCTATTTTTGCCGATGGATTTTTACTTTCGATATAAGGGAAAGTATGCGCTCCACAATTGTTCCCCATTAATAGAGAATCACATTGCGAAAAGTTTCTTGCATTTTCAGCTCTTGGGCTAATTTGCACTAATCCACGGTAACTGTTTTGTGATTTACCAGCCGAGATACCTTTAGAAATAATAGTCGATTTAGTGTTTTTTCCTAAATGGATCATTTTAGTTCCCGTATCTGCTTGTTGGTGATTATTGGTAACGGCAATTGAATAAAATTCTCCTACCGAATTATCTCCTTTTAATATACAAGAAGGGTATTTCCAGGTTACAGCAGAACCAGTTTCTACTTGTGTCCATGAAATTTTAGCGTTTGTTTCGCATAAACCTCTTTTGGTTACGAAGTTATAAACTCCACCTTTTCCTTCTTTGTTTCCGGGAAACCAGTTTTGAACTGTAGAATATTTAATTTCGGCGTCGTCTAAAGCGATTAATTCAACTACAGCAGCGTGCAATTGATTTTCGTCACGACTTGGTGCAGTGCAACCTTCAAGGTATGATACGTAACTTCCAGCATCAGCAATAACAAGAGTTCTTTCGAATTGCCCTGTTCCTGCCTGATTGATTCTGAAATAAGTTGAAAGTTCCATTGGGCAACGAACGCCTTTTGGAATATAACAGAAACTTCCATCAGAGAAAACCGCTGAGTTTAATGCTGCATAAAAGTTGTCTTTTTGAGGTACAACAGTTCCTAAATATTTACGAACTAATTCAGGATGTTCTTTAATGGCTTCTGAAATTGGACAGAAAATAATTCCCTTTTCTCCCAATGTTTTTTTGAAAGTAGTGGCAACAGAGACAGAATCGACAACAATATCCATAGCGACATTGTTCATCATTTTTTGTTCGTCGACAGAGATACCTAACTTTTTGTACATTTCTAAAAGTTCCGGATCTACATCATCCAAAGTTTTATTTGGATCTACTTGTTTCGGAGCAGAATAGTATGAAATTGCCTGAAAATCAGGTTTTACATAATGAACGTTTGCCCATTCCGGCTCGATCATTTCTTTCCATGCACGAAAAGCTTCGATACGCCATTCGGTCATCCATTCCGGCTCTTCTTTTTTAAGAGAAATAGCTCTTACAATATCTTCGTTTAAGCCAATAGGAAACGTTTCCGATTCAATATCGGTGTAAAATCCGTATTCGTATTCTTTGGTTTCGAGTTCGATTTTTAAATCGTCTTCAGTGTATTTGCTCATTGTTTTTTTATTGAAAGATTTAAAAATTGAAGGATTTAAATTAAATCACTTCCGTAATTTTTAAATCTTTAAATTTTGCAATCATTTAATTATTTTAAAGAGAGAATGATTCTCCACAACCACAAGTTCTGCTTGCATTTGGATTATTGAATACAAATCCTTTTCCGTTTAATCCTCCTGAAAATTCAAGAATTGTTCCGGCTAAATACAGGAATGATTTTTTTTCAACTGCAATTGTTATGTCGTTGTCTACAAATATTTTATCGTCGTCGCCTTTGGTTTTGTCAAATTTTAAATCATAAGACAAACCAGAGCATCCGCCACTTTTCACTCCTACGCGTACGTAATCATGTGCGGCATCAAAACCATCATCATTCATTAAGTCGATGATTTTCTTTTTGGCTGTATCAGAAACTTTTATCATTTTTATGGTATTTGTTTTTCTTCATTTTAATGTACAGCTAAAAACAGTAATGAATTTATTACAATTAAAGCGCTGTATGTCAATGTTGAAATGAAATTATCCGCAAAGATACGACTTAAAAACCTTTTTCCATAACGCTTCACATTATTATAACAAATGTTAAAATAGATAATAGTTATTTAAGGAAATCAAATAGTTCCAGAATTGATTTTTATTAAGGTTTTTATAATTTATTAAACAAATAAGAAATTATAAAAAGCGCTTCGATTGCTTTAGAATAATAGCGTTTTGAGTTTTTTAATAGAATATTTAGCATAACGAAATTGTATTGCCTAGCTTTGTTTTTCATATTAGAAATTTATACTCATGAAACTTTATCCAATAGAATCCGGAAATTTTAAATTAGACGGAGGCGCTATGTTTGGTGTTGTTCCTAAAACAATTTGGAATAAAACCAATCCGGCCGATGCAAATAATTTGATTGATATTGCAGCGCGTTGTTTACTTATTGAAGATGGAAATCGCCTGATTTTGATTGACACCGGAATGGGAAATAAGCAATCTGAAAAGTTTTTTGGATATTACTCGCTTTGGGGATCACATTCTATAGATAAAT
It contains:
- a CDS encoding HesB/IscA family protein, with the protein product MIKVSDTAKKKIIDLMNDDGFDAAHDYVRVGVKSGGCSGLSYDLKFDKTKGDDDKIFVDNDITIAVEKKSFLYLAGTILEFSGGLNGKGFVFNNPNASRTCGCGESFSL
- a CDS encoding DUF2683 family protein; translated protein: MDIILKNVKKKDFPVFQSLAKSLGFEIVEENEKPYNPEFVKEILDAEQSIKDGKGVKIKLEDLWK
- a CDS encoding Txe/YoeB family addiction module toxin, encoding MEVIYSEKAQKDREYWKKSGNKAIMNKITALIEDIQLHPFEGIGKPEPLKYELSGKWSRRINQEHRIIYKITEEDTIDILDILSLRGHYE
- the sufB gene encoding Fe-S cluster assembly protein SufB, which produces MSKYTEDDLKIELETKEYEYGFYTDIESETFPIGLNEDIVRAISLKKEEPEWMTEWRIEAFRAWKEMIEPEWANVHYVKPDFQAISYYSAPKQVDPNKTLDDVDPELLEMYKKLGISVDEQKMMNNVAMDIVVDSVSVATTFKKTLGEKGIIFCPISEAIKEHPELVRKYLGTVVPQKDNFYAALNSAVFSDGSFCYIPKGVRCPMELSTYFRINQAGTGQFERTLVIADAGSYVSYLEGCTAPSRDENQLHAAVVELIALDDAEIKYSTVQNWFPGNKEGKGGVYNFVTKRGLCETNAKISWTQVETGSAVTWKYPSCILKGDNSVGEFYSIAVTNNHQQADTGTKMIHLGKNTKSTIISKGISAGKSQNSYRGLVQISPRAENARNFSQCDSLLMGNNCGAHTFPYIESKNPSAKIEHEATTSKIGEDQVFYCNQRGIPTEKAIALIVNGFSKDVLNKLPMEFAVEAQKLLEISLEGSVG